A genomic window from Bacteroidota bacterium includes:
- a CDS encoding alpha/beta hydrolase-fold protein, whose translation MSIQQIEQSSPEGAADKRMVLTVHASSLKGRGNISCYNAYSEATDLPIVILLHGVYGNHWVWMNMGGAHAVYERLRESNEIDEMLLVMPEDGSYYAGSAYLPLRNGFNYEQWIMEDMLETVLKRVPAASKKSRVYITGLSMGGYGALRLGAKYASRFSGISAHSAITTIEEMRIFVEEDLSIYQCENPNETDVLHWATQHKAQLPPLRMDCGKDDVLYGGNVEFSQQLKAAQIDHTFTTSEGGHEWPYWNRMVEHTLRFFDGIEHQAV comes from the coding sequence ATGTCCATCCAACAAATCGAACAATCCTCCCCCGAAGGCGCAGCGGACAAGCGCATGGTCCTCACTGTTCACGCTTCTTCGCTGAAAGGCCGGGGCAATATATCTTGCTACAATGCCTACAGCGAAGCGACGGATCTCCCCATAGTCATCCTGTTGCACGGCGTGTATGGCAACCACTGGGTTTGGATGAATATGGGCGGCGCACATGCGGTGTATGAGCGACTCCGGGAAAGCAATGAAATCGACGAAATGCTATTGGTCATGCCAGAGGACGGCAGCTACTACGCCGGCTCCGCCTACCTGCCACTGCGTAATGGGTTCAACTACGAACAATGGATCATGGAAGACATGCTGGAGACGGTGCTAAAAAGGGTGCCGGCAGCTTCCAAAAAATCGCGCGTTTACATCACAGGCCTATCCATGGGAGGATATGGGGCCTTGCGGCTGGGCGCGAAGTATGCTAGCAGGTTCAGTGGCATCTCGGCCCACTCAGCCATTACAACCATAGAGGAAATGCGCATCTTCGTCGAAGAAGACTTGTCGATCTATCAGTGCGAAAATCCCAACGAAACAGACGTATTGCACTGGGCAACACAGCACAAGGCGCAGCTTCCTCCACTGCGCATGGATTGCGGCAAAGATGATGTGCTTTATGGTGGCAACGTCGAGTTTTCGCAGCAGCTGAAAGCAGCACAAATCGACCATACCTTTACAACATCCGAGGGCGGGCACGAATGGCCTTACTGGAACAGGATGGTTGAACACACCTTGCGCTTTTTTGATGGCATAGAACACCAGGCAGTGTGA
- a CDS encoding Gfo/Idh/MocA family oxidoreductase, giving the protein MKPSSHQSRRNFIQKTTAGLLGMGVAAPWASNLLMANGLPMLPDDEKLGIALVGLGNYAKGQLEPALLETDLCRLTGIVTGTPSKAADWTKRHPHLKGHVYNYENFDRIAEDDAIDIIYVVLPNSMHAEFTIRAAKAGKHVITEKPMSTSVAEAQSMIDACDAAGVKLSVGYRCQFEPHNMEAMRLGQEQVFGPVKMLETEFGFRIGDPNQWRLKHALAGGGALMDVGVYAIQAARYVTGQEPVRVWAQEFKTDPVKFAEVDETITWQLTFPDGAMANSTTSYIASTQRLYAAAEQGWFEVNPAYSYSGIKGRTSRNAMEFPQINQQAAQMDAFADCVLNDRQSTVDGYEGMRDMKIVEAIYQSIKEGMPVALGG; this is encoded by the coding sequence ATGAAGCCCTCCAGCCATCAATCCCGTCGCAACTTTATCCAGAAAACTACAGCCGGCCTCCTGGGCATGGGCGTCGCCGCACCCTGGGCTTCAAATCTCTTGATGGCCAATGGCTTGCCCATGCTTCCCGATGATGAAAAACTGGGTATTGCACTGGTTGGTTTGGGGAATTACGCCAAAGGCCAGCTCGAGCCCGCGTTGTTGGAAACCGACCTTTGCCGGCTCACCGGCATCGTTACCGGCACCCCCTCAAAAGCGGCCGACTGGACGAAGCGCCACCCCCACCTCAAAGGCCACGTCTACAACTACGAAAATTTCGACCGAATCGCTGAAGATGACGCCATCGACATTATCTATGTTGTGCTGCCAAATTCTATGCACGCGGAGTTTACGATCCGTGCAGCAAAAGCTGGCAAGCACGTCATCACCGAGAAACCCATGTCGACTTCTGTCGCTGAAGCACAATCCATGATTGATGCCTGTGATGCTGCCGGCGTCAAACTATCGGTAGGCTACCGGTGCCAGTTTGAGCCGCACAATATGGAGGCCATGCGACTCGGACAGGAGCAGGTGTTTGGGCCCGTAAAAATGTTGGAGACCGAGTTTGGCTTCCGCATCGGAGATCCTAACCAGTGGCGATTGAAGCATGCGCTGGCCGGCGGTGGTGCACTCATGGATGTTGGCGTCTATGCCATTCAGGCAGCCCGGTATGTAACCGGACAAGAACCCGTACGCGTTTGGGCACAGGAGTTTAAAACCGATCCCGTGAAGTTTGCTGAAGTAGATGAAACCATCACTTGGCAGCTGACCTTCCCGGACGGCGCCATGGCCAATTCCACAACGAGCTACATTGCCAGCACACAGCGTCTGTATGCGGCGGCTGAACAAGGATGGTTTGAAGTCAATCCTGCTTACTCGTACAGTGGCATCAAAGGCCGCACGTCGCGCAATGCAATGGAATTCCCGCAAATCAATCAGCAAGCCGCGCAAATGGATGCCTTCGCAGATTGCGTGCTCAATGATCGCCAGAGCACGGTAGACGGGTACGAAGGTATGCGGGATATGAAAATTGTCGAGGCGATCTACCAGAGTATTAAAGAAGGAATGCCTGTGGCGCTTGGAGGCTGA